Proteins from a genomic interval of Orbaceae bacterium lpD02:
- the nfsB gene encoding oxygen-insensitive NAD(P)H nitroreductase, which yields MNIVDISNKRYTTKHYDKSKKIPAEQFKQLLTVLKNSPSSVNSQPWHFFIADNDAAKAKILPSILDFNHPRVADSSHTIVFCIKTPLDEAHLQNLLRQEEKDGRFPSAELKEGQDQGRRFFVEQNSKTAENLLCWESKQLYLALGQILFAAAAIGIDSTAIEGYDNVKMDEILGLKEKGLKSVVVATFGYHDVNDGNAHRPKSRLPNEQIFTTL from the coding sequence ATGAATATCGTTGATATTTCAAATAAACGTTATACCACCAAACATTATGATAAAAGCAAAAAAATTCCTGCTGAACAGTTTAAACAACTTTTAACAGTATTAAAAAATAGCCCTTCTTCTGTAAATAGCCAACCATGGCACTTTTTCATCGCTGATAATGATGCGGCTAAAGCAAAAATTTTACCATCAATCCTTGATTTTAATCACCCTCGCGTGGCTGATTCGTCTCATACGATCGTGTTTTGCATTAAAACGCCATTAGATGAAGCACATTTACAAAATTTATTACGACAAGAAGAAAAAGATGGCCGTTTTCCTAGCGCTGAACTTAAAGAAGGTCAAGATCAAGGACGTCGTTTTTTTGTTGAACAAAATAGTAAGACAGCAGAAAACCTACTTTGCTGGGAAAGCAAGCAACTTTACCTTGCTTTAGGTCAAATACTATTTGCCGCGGCAGCAATTGGCATTGATTCAACGGCAATTGAAGGCTATGACAATGTCAAGATGGATGAAATTTTAGGTCTCAAAGAAAAAGGGCTAAAAAGCGTTGTTGTTGCCACCTTTGGTTATCATGATGTCAATGACGGTAACGCACATCGACCTAAATCACGTTTACCAAATGAGCAAATTTTCACAACCTTGTAA
- the pyrC gene encoding dihydroorotase, translating to MSELQKITIKRPDDWHLHLRDEQMLKGVVAYSSRDYARAMIMPNLMPPLKTLAEVSEYKKRVLAAIPHRDNFTPLMTIYLSDDTKINDVVSGYQRNILQAVKLYPAHATTNSADGIRSINHVLPVLEAMQKHGIPLLIHGEVTDPAIDVFDREAQFIDNMLLPLMKTLPELKIVLEHATTQEAAELVMQGPATLAATVTPQHILLNRNALFQGGLKPHNYCLPILKREVHRQKLMQAVTSGCDRFFLGTDSAPHQKNSKESACGCAGVFNAPVALSVYAHIFEQANALDKLEAFVAINGATFYQLPINQDTLTLVKKKHKVAETIFISGVGEIIPFLAGEELNWSVEN from the coding sequence ATGTCGGAATTACAAAAAATAACGATTAAACGGCCAGATGATTGGCATTTGCATCTACGTGATGAGCAGATGCTTAAGGGAGTGGTGGCTTATTCTAGTCGAGATTATGCGCGAGCGATGATTATGCCGAATTTAATGCCACCATTAAAAACATTAGCAGAGGTCAGTGAGTATAAGAAGCGGGTGTTGGCAGCGATCCCTCATCGCGATAATTTTACGCCATTGATGACTATTTATCTGTCTGACGATACTAAGATTAATGATGTGGTTAGTGGCTATCAACGCAATATTTTACAAGCGGTAAAATTATACCCAGCACATGCCACAACTAACTCAGCAGACGGTATTCGCTCAATTAATCATGTATTGCCAGTATTAGAGGCGATGCAAAAGCATGGCATCCCGTTATTAATACATGGTGAAGTCACCGATCCGGCGATTGATGTATTTGACCGTGAAGCACAATTTATTGATAACATGCTGTTACCGTTAATGAAAACGCTTCCTGAACTAAAAATTGTACTCGAACACGCAACGACCCAAGAAGCAGCTGAGTTAGTGATGCAAGGACCCGCTACTTTAGCGGCGACGGTAACGCCTCAGCATATTTTATTAAATCGCAATGCGTTATTTCAAGGTGGCTTAAAACCGCATAATTACTGTTTACCGATTTTAAAAAGAGAAGTACATCGCCAAAAATTGATGCAAGCCGTAACGTCTGGTTGTGATCGCTTTTTTTTAGGAACGGATTCCGCGCCACACCAAAAAAATAGCAAAGAGTCGGCATGTGGATGCGCAGGTGTATTTAATGCACCGGTGGCGCTATCTGTCTATGCGCACATTTTTGAACAGGCTAATGCATTAGATAAGCTAGAGGCATTTGTTGCAATCAATGGGGCAACGTTTTATCAATTACCGATCAATCAAGATACGCTAACGCTGGTTAAGAAAAAGCATAAGGTTGCCGAGACTATTTTTATATCAGGTGTCGGCGAGATTATTCCCTTTTTGGCGGGTGAAGAACTTAATTGGTCGGTTGAAAACTGA
- the prmB gene encoding 50S ribosomal protein L3 N(5)-glutamine methyltransferase encodes MEQIVNQLHTIQDFIRWAASLFNRSDIYYGHGSNNAIDEAKLLVLPSLNLPLTIPAEFYAANLTLDEKQTIIDNVTARIEQHIPTPYLTNMAWFCGHQFYVDERVLIPRSPIGELIQNHLVGIIDFEPRNILDLCTGSGCIGIACAYEYQDAQVDVADISIEALEVAQINIESHQLSHRVLPILSDLFNDLPDVQYDVIISNPPYVDQDDMDDLPSEFKIEPDLALAAGHDGLDIVKRILKQSAEHLSKFGVLICEVGNSSVALQEQYPQIPFKWLTFKHGGDGVFMLTKKQLIEFNDIIE; translated from the coding sequence ATGGAACAGATTGTTAATCAATTACATACTATTCAAGATTTTATTCGTTGGGCGGCATCACTGTTTAACCGTTCAGATATTTATTATGGTCACGGCAGCAATAATGCGATTGATGAAGCAAAGTTATTAGTTTTACCTAGCCTTAATTTGCCGTTAACGATTCCTGCTGAGTTTTATGCGGCTAACTTAACTTTAGATGAAAAACAGACAATTATTGATAATGTTACCGCGAGAATAGAACAACATATTCCTACCCCATATTTGACCAACATGGCGTGGTTTTGTGGTCATCAGTTTTACGTTGACGAGCGGGTTTTAATTCCGCGTTCACCGATTGGTGAGTTAATTCAAAACCATTTAGTCGGTATTATTGATTTTGAACCGCGTAATATTCTTGACCTATGTACCGGCAGTGGCTGCATCGGTATCGCATGTGCTTATGAGTATCAAGATGCGCAAGTCGATGTGGCGGATATCTCTATCGAGGCACTTGAGGTGGCACAAATAAATATTGAGTCACATCAGCTTTCACACCGAGTTTTGCCAATATTGTCTGATCTCTTTAATGATTTACCCGATGTTCAATATGACGTAATTATTTCGAATCCACCTTATGTTGATCAAGACGATATGGATGATTTGCCATCAGAGTTTAAGATTGAACCTGATTTGGCACTTGCCGCGGGTCATGATGGACTCGATATCGTTAAGCGTATATTAAAGCAATCAGCTGAACACCTGTCTAAGTTTGGGGTGTTGATTTGTGAGGTTGGTAATAGTAGCGTTGCTTTACAAGAACAGTATCCGCAGATCCCATTCAAATGGCTTACTTTTAAGCACGGTGGCGATGGTGTATTTATGCTAACCAAAAAGCAACTAATTGAATTTAATGACATTATAGAGTGA
- the aroC gene encoding chorismate synthase: MAGNSIGTLFKVTTFGESHGLALGCIVDGVPPGLTLCEEDLQIELDRRKPGSSRYTTQRREADEVKILSGVFEGKTTGTSIGLLIENTDQRSQDYSRIKDIFRPSHADYTYQQKYGIRDYRGGGRASARETAMRVAAGSIAKKYLQEKLGITIRGYLAQIGDIKCELTDWQQVAQNPFFCADETKLNDLDELLRNLKKRGDSIGAKVTIVAENVPVGLGEPVFDRLDADLAHALMSINAVKGVEIGDGFATINKRGSENRDQITAEGFQSNHAGGVLGGISSGQTIQANIALKATPSIEIAGQSIDIHGNTVEVSTHGRHDPCVGIRAVPIAEAMMAIVLMDHYLRHRAQCGDVQPIRYF, translated from the coding sequence ATGGCTGGGAACTCAATAGGGACGCTTTTTAAAGTCACGACGTTTGGTGAATCGCATGGGCTGGCATTGGGCTGCATTGTTGATGGTGTACCTCCTGGACTGACATTATGTGAAGAGGATCTACAAATAGAGCTCGATCGCCGCAAGCCAGGATCATCTCGTTATACCACCCAGCGTCGTGAGGCTGATGAGGTTAAAATTTTGTCTGGAGTGTTTGAAGGTAAAACGACGGGCACCAGCATTGGTCTATTAATTGAAAATACCGATCAGCGCTCACAAGATTATAGCCGCATAAAAGATATTTTTCGCCCAAGCCATGCCGATTATACCTATCAGCAAAAATATGGCATTCGTGATTATCGCGGCGGTGGAAGAGCATCTGCTCGCGAAACAGCGATGCGAGTTGCGGCAGGAAGTATTGCCAAAAAATACCTACAAGAAAAACTAGGCATAACTATTCGCGGTTATTTGGCACAAATTGGTGATATTAAGTGTGAATTAACCGATTGGCAGCAAGTGGCACAAAATCCATTTTTCTGTGCTGATGAGACTAAATTAAACGATCTTGATGAGCTCTTACGTAATTTGAAAAAACGCGGTGATTCTATCGGTGCTAAGGTGACCATTGTTGCCGAGAATGTGCCAGTTGGTCTTGGTGAGCCAGTATTTGACCGTTTAGATGCCGATCTGGCTCACGCCTTAATGAGCATCAATGCAGTCAAAGGTGTGGAAATTGGTGACGGGTTTGCAACGATTAATAAACGTGGCAGCGAGAATCGAGATCAAATTACTGCTGAGGGCTTTCAATCTAATCATGCTGGCGGAGTGTTAGGGGGGATTAGCTCTGGGCAAACGATTCAAGCAAATATTGCACTAAAAGCAACCCCAAGTATTGAAATCGCAGGACAATCGATTGATATTCATGGTAATACTGTTGAGGTTTCAACCCACGGTAGGCACGATCCTTGCGTCGGCATTCGAGCGGTACCGATAGCGGAAGCGATGATGGCGATAGTGTTAATGGATCATTACCTGCGCCATCGTGCTCAGTGTGGTGATGTTCAACCTATTAGATACTTTTAA
- a CDS encoding TSUP family transporter has translation MDITISYQLLLLLFAVAFIAGFIDSIAGGGGLLTVPALLAVGISPQAALATNKLQSCGGSFSASFYFIRKRMVNLAEMKLSILLAFMGAALGTLLVLHIKADFLRILLPVLTISVGLYFLLCPKIGEHDRKRRLSETQFAIIAAMTVGFYDGFFGPGAGSFYAVAYVTLAGFNLTKATAHTKVLNFTSNFAGLLFFIFSGQVIWAIGLTMLIGQIIGARLGASMVIAKGKTLIRPMLITVSTVVSLKLIWENFF, from the coding sequence ATGGATATTACAATTAGCTATCAACTATTATTACTGCTATTTGCGGTGGCATTTATCGCTGGATTTATTGATTCAATTGCTGGCGGTGGTGGATTATTAACGGTGCCGGCATTGCTCGCGGTAGGTATTTCACCACAAGCGGCTTTAGCAACTAATAAATTACAAAGCTGTGGTGGTTCATTTTCTGCTAGTTTCTACTTCATTCGTAAACGAATGGTTAATCTAGCTGAAATGAAACTATCAATATTGTTAGCTTTTATGGGGGCAGCATTGGGTACGTTGCTCGTTTTACACATAAAAGCTGATTTTTTGCGTATTTTATTACCCGTTTTGACTATTAGCGTAGGGCTTTACTTTTTACTTTGCCCCAAAATCGGTGAACATGATCGGAAAAGGCGGTTGTCTGAAACTCAGTTTGCTATAATCGCGGCGATGACGGTCGGTTTTTATGATGGCTTTTTTGGTCCTGGAGCTGGATCATTTTATGCGGTAGCGTATGTTACCTTAGCGGGATTTAATCTTACTAAAGCAACGGCTCATACTAAAGTTCTCAATTTCACTTCTAATTTTGCTGGGCTGCTATTTTTTATTTTTAGTGGGCAGGTCATTTGGGCAATTGGACTGACGATGCTTATTGGGCAAATCATTGGCGCCAGATTAGGTGCGAGCATGGTTATTGCAAAAGGTAAAACGTTAATTCGGCCAATGCTAATTACCGTTTCTACGGTAGTAAGTCTTAAATTAATTTGGGAAAATTTTTTTTAA
- the glyA gene encoding serine hydroxymethyltransferase: MFTKQMTIAEYDKDLWDAILGENKRQEEHIELIASENYTSPRVMQAQGSQLTNKYAEGYPGKRYYGGCEYVDIVEQLAIDRAKALFGADYANVQPHSGSQANFAVYTTLLQPGDTVLGMNLAEGGHLTHGSPVNFSGKLYNIVAYGVDENGRIDYQQVAKIAKETRPKMIIGGFSAYSGIVDWPKMREIADSVDAYLFVDMAHVAGLIAAGVYPNPLPYAHVVTTTTHKTLGGPRGGIILAKGGSEELYKKLNSAVFPGAQGGPLMHIIAAKAVALKEAMEPAYKAYQQQVVKNAQAMVEEVIKRGYKVVSGETQNHLFLIDLVDKNLTGKAADAALGLANITVNKNSVPRDPQSPFVTSGIRLGTPAITRRGFKEQEARQLANWICDVLDNIDDERVIKNVQQKVLDICKGFPVYS; the protein is encoded by the coding sequence ATGTTTACTAAACAAATGACAATAGCTGAGTATGACAAAGATTTATGGGATGCTATTTTAGGTGAAAATAAACGTCAAGAAGAGCATATCGAATTAATTGCCTCAGAAAATTATACCAGCCCAAGGGTTATGCAAGCACAAGGTTCGCAGCTTACTAATAAATATGCTGAAGGTTACCCTGGAAAGCGTTACTATGGTGGTTGCGAATACGTTGATATCGTCGAGCAGCTTGCTATTGATCGCGCAAAAGCTTTATTTGGTGCTGATTATGCTAATGTTCAACCACATTCGGGTTCACAAGCTAATTTTGCCGTTTATACCACGTTATTACAGCCTGGTGATACGGTGTTGGGGATGAATTTAGCCGAAGGCGGTCATTTAACTCATGGTTCACCGGTTAACTTCTCAGGCAAGTTGTATAATATTGTTGCTTATGGCGTAGATGAAAATGGGCGTATTGATTATCAACAAGTTGCCAAAATAGCAAAAGAGACTAGGCCGAAAATGATTATTGGTGGTTTTTCTGCCTATTCAGGTATTGTGGATTGGCCGAAAATGCGTGAAATTGCCGATAGTGTTGACGCCTATTTATTTGTTGATATGGCGCATGTTGCTGGCTTAATTGCCGCGGGCGTTTACCCTAATCCATTACCTTATGCTCATGTTGTTACAACTACCACGCATAAAACACTGGGTGGACCGCGAGGAGGGATCATTTTAGCTAAAGGCGGCAGTGAAGAGTTATATAAAAAGCTTAACTCGGCTGTTTTTCCTGGTGCTCAAGGCGGTCCTTTGATGCACATTATTGCTGCTAAAGCGGTTGCGTTAAAAGAAGCAATGGAACCCGCTTATAAGGCATATCAACAGCAGGTGGTTAAAAATGCGCAGGCCATGGTTGAAGAGGTTATCAAACGTGGGTATAAAGTGGTTTCAGGCGAAACCCAAAATCACCTATTTTTAATCGATTTAGTCGATAAAAATCTAACGGGTAAAGCAGCCGATGCGGCATTAGGGCTGGCAAATATAACGGTTAATAAAAATAGTGTGCCTCGTGATCCACAAAGCCCATTTGTTACATCGGGTATTCGATTGGGGACGCCAGCAATAACTCGCCGAGGTTTTAAAGAACAAGAAGCAAGGCAATTAGCTAATTGGATTTGCGATGTGCTTGACAACATCGATGATGAAAGGGTAATCAAGAATGTACAGCAAAAAGTACTGGATATTTGTAAAGGTTTTCCTGTCTATTCGTAA
- a CDS encoding CYTH domain-containing protein, producing the protein MSEEIELKFEIDSSSIKPLSTFLQNQRIIEQRSLHLANSYYDSLDNILRRHHTSIRIRSIEENTKKHEYEITLKSSMNEKSITGLHSRLEFNASLPNNKLNLSALPKAAFPIGLDRDSLEKQLSALFTTDFQRETWVVHFNQSQIEVALDQGIISTGALNLPILEVELELKLGAKVDLLLFAHKLSQFHIHLFSQSKAARGYRLVQGCDVAKIPQLDISNLTTSSILPAILEFWQTNEEYALAHNDLSFYLQTLQQVIDNLVPILPSPENEYSTELNQVYRNWLSHTKSITNIKHFAFSPINGQFKLYLMLLVLW; encoded by the coding sequence ATGAGCGAAGAAATTGAACTAAAATTTGAGATTGACTCGTCATCGATTAAACCATTGTCTACTTTTTTACAAAACCAACGTATTATCGAACAACGTAGCTTACACTTAGCAAATAGTTACTACGATAGTCTTGATAATATTTTGCGACGCCATCATACCAGTATCCGTATCCGCAGTATTGAGGAAAATACAAAAAAGCATGAATATGAAATTACGCTAAAGTCTTCAATGAATGAAAAATCAATCACAGGTTTACACTCAAGGCTGGAATTTAATGCATCACTCCCTAATAATAAATTAAATCTATCGGCACTGCCGAAGGCCGCATTTCCTATCGGATTGGATCGCGATAGTTTAGAAAAGCAACTGAGTGCGTTGTTTACCACCGACTTTCAACGAGAAACATGGGTGGTTCATTTTAACCAAAGCCAAATAGAAGTGGCGCTCGATCAAGGTATAATTTCAACCGGTGCGTTAAATTTGCCGATTTTAGAAGTCGAATTAGAATTAAAATTAGGTGCGAAGGTCGATTTATTATTATTTGCGCATAAATTAAGCCAATTTCATATCCATCTTTTTTCACAAAGTAAGGCTGCTAGAGGGTATCGTTTAGTGCAAGGCTGTGATGTCGCTAAAATTCCTCAATTAGACATATCAAACTTAACTACCTCGTCAATACTACCCGCTATCTTAGAATTTTGGCAAACAAATGAAGAGTATGCTTTAGCGCATAACGATTTGAGTTTTTATCTGCAAACATTGCAGCAGGTTATTGATAATTTAGTACCTATATTACCCTCACCCGAAAATGAATATTCGACTGAATTAAATCAGGTTTATCGTAATTGGTTAAGTCACACAAAATCAATTACAAATATTAAACATTTTGCATTTAGTCCGATTAATGGGCAATTTAAACTCTACTTAATGCTATTAGTATTATGGTGA
- the glnE gene encoding bifunctional [glutamate--ammonia ligase]-adenylyl-L-tyrosine phosphorylase/[glutamate--ammonia-ligase] adenylyltransferase codes for MTLLVTQQQKVISQLDTCQQAFVNQHINILVRSDFLVDSFYRFPDWLIEISHQTPNNNEYVHYQQWLDDVIAGIDNEEQLMVALRQFRRKILVRINWSQITNTSTTVQTLTQLSVLAETLIISARDWLYRLSCKEWGTPTDCKGIAQPLIILAMGKLGGMELNFSSDIDLVFTYPEHGVTQGGRRELDNAIFFTRLGQRLIKSLDHITQDGFVYRVDMRLRPLGDGGPLVLSFAAMEDYYQEQGRDWERYAMVKAKVLGEQTEPYAKALYQMLKPFVYRRYIDFSVLQSLRNMKGMIEREVRRRKLDNNIKLGAGGIREVEFIVQVFQLIRGGRVPALQTRSLLEALSIIEHDKLLTATEVNTLRHSYLFLRRCENILQGINDEQTQTLPDNELDQLRLALAMGFDCWLDFQQQLTTYMLANRTIFNDLIGIDDEQSVPANYNQHYDELWSNDLEPDDIVQLFPSLDAQDSQQLQQLILQFRENISKRTIGVRGRDILDQLMPRIFAFVGEAEMCLTVLSRLLPLLVNIVSRTTYLELLVEYPNALKQLIRLCAASPMISDQLMRYPLLLDELIDFNSLYKTIPIDAYKSELYQYLLRVESNDEEQQIEALRQFKQMQLLHIAASDIAHILPTMKVSDHLTYLAEAMLDFVVQIAWNQMVERYGKPDYLIDDTQKGMIVVGYGKLGGLELGYSSDLDLVFLHDCPAESMTTGNKIIDSRQFYLRLVQRIIHLFSIKTNCGILYDVDVRLRPQGEAGLLACTVNSFEDYQMNEAWTWEHQALVRARVVYGEPQLQLRFNQIRHQVLSKLRDEQLLRQDVREMREKIRNHLGRRDNQHFDIKVDAGGIGDIEFISQYLVLNFAHEQPKMTSWSDNVRILQLAAQYHIMAEHEAETLIKIYINMRNEIHRRSLQLLSSQVDEQLFALDRELVNQSWKKWLIT; via the coding sequence ATGACGTTACTCGTAACCCAGCAGCAAAAAGTAATTAGCCAGTTAGATACTTGCCAACAAGCATTCGTTAATCAGCACATTAACATATTGGTTAGAAGTGATTTTTTGGTTGATTCCTTTTATCGTTTTCCTGATTGGTTAATTGAGATTAGTCATCAGACACCTAATAATAATGAATATGTTCATTATCAACAGTGGTTAGATGATGTAATTGCTGGTATTGATAATGAAGAGCAGTTGATGGTTGCGTTAAGGCAGTTCAGACGGAAAATATTAGTCAGAATTAATTGGTCGCAAATCACCAATACCAGTACGACAGTTCAGACACTAACACAATTAAGCGTATTAGCGGAAACCTTAATTATATCGGCTAGAGATTGGCTTTATCGTTTAAGCTGTAAGGAATGGGGCACGCCGACTGATTGTAAGGGAATTGCTCAGCCTTTAATTATCTTAGCGATGGGCAAATTAGGCGGGATGGAACTCAATTTTTCGTCAGATATTGATCTTGTTTTTACTTATCCAGAGCATGGTGTTACCCAAGGTGGGCGACGAGAGCTGGATAACGCAATTTTTTTTACACGTCTAGGTCAACGGTTGATTAAATCGTTAGATCACATCACGCAAGATGGCTTTGTTTACCGCGTTGATATGCGCCTTCGGCCACTTGGCGATGGCGGACCGTTAGTATTAAGTTTTGCTGCGATGGAAGATTATTATCAAGAACAAGGACGGGATTGGGAACGTTATGCCATGGTTAAAGCCAAGGTATTGGGTGAGCAAACCGAGCCATATGCTAAAGCGTTATACCAGATGTTAAAGCCATTTGTTTATCGGCGTTATATCGATTTTAGTGTCTTGCAATCCTTGCGCAATATGAAAGGGATGATCGAGCGCGAGGTACGCCGTCGAAAACTTGACAATAATATTAAACTCGGCGCAGGAGGAATTCGAGAGGTTGAATTTATCGTACAGGTTTTTCAGCTTATTCGTGGCGGTCGAGTACCCGCTTTGCAAACACGCTCTTTACTTGAAGCGCTTAGTATTATTGAACATGATAAATTGCTAACCGCAACAGAGGTAAATACTCTTCGGCATAGTTATCTTTTTTTAAGGCGATGTGAAAATATCTTACAAGGGATTAATGACGAGCAGACCCAGACTTTACCGGATAATGAACTTGATCAGCTAAGGTTGGCGTTAGCGATGGGCTTTGACTGCTGGCTTGATTTTCAACAGCAATTAACCACTTATATGTTGGCAAATCGTACGATTTTTAATGATCTTATTGGTATTGATGATGAACAAAGTGTACCGGCCAATTATAATCAACACTACGATGAGTTATGGTCTAATGATTTAGAGCCCGATGATATTGTACAACTCTTTCCTTCATTAGATGCGCAAGATTCACAGCAGCTTCAGCAACTCATTTTGCAATTTCGAGAAAATATTAGCAAACGAACTATTGGCGTTAGGGGGCGCGATATTCTTGATCAGCTTATGCCTAGAATTTTTGCTTTCGTAGGTGAAGCAGAAATGTGTTTAACGGTTTTGTCTAGACTGCTGCCATTGCTTGTTAATATTGTCAGTCGAACCACTTATTTAGAATTATTAGTTGAATATCCTAATGCCTTAAAACAATTAATTCGTTTATGTGCTGCCTCGCCTATGATCAGCGATCAGTTGATGCGTTATCCTTTGTTATTAGATGAGCTAATTGATTTTAATTCATTATATAAAACGATACCTATTGATGCTTATAAAAGTGAATTATATCAGTATTTATTACGTGTAGAGTCAAATGATGAAGAACAGCAAATTGAAGCATTAAGGCAATTTAAGCAAATGCAATTATTACATATTGCCGCAAGCGATATTGCCCATATTTTACCGACCATGAAAGTCAGTGACCATTTAACTTATTTAGCCGAAGCGATGTTAGATTTTGTAGTACAAATAGCCTGGAACCAAATGGTTGAGCGTTATGGCAAACCTGACTATTTAATTGATGACACCCAAAAGGGAATGATTGTTGTTGGCTACGGGAAATTAGGCGGATTAGAACTTGGATATAGTTCTGACTTAGATTTAGTTTTTTTACATGATTGTCCAGCTGAGAGTATGACAACGGGTAATAAAATTATTGATAGCCGTCAATTCTATTTACGCTTAGTTCAGCGCATTATCCACCTCTTTAGTATTAAAACTAATTGTGGAATTTTATATGATGTGGATGTGCGACTTCGTCCGCAAGGCGAGGCGGGCTTACTGGCATGCACAGTCAATTCGTTTGAAGATTATCAAATGAACGAAGCGTGGACTTGGGAGCATCAAGCTCTGGTGAGGGCTAGAGTAGTTTATGGCGAGCCACAATTACAATTACGATTTAATCAAATTCGCCATCAAGTTTTAAGTAAATTACGCGATGAACAACTGCTACGGCAAGATGTACGAGAGATGCGTGAAAAGATACGTAACCATTTAGGTCGCCGCGATAATCAGCACTTTGATATCAAAGTTGATGCCGGCGGGATCGGGGATATTGAGTTTATCTCTCAGTATTTAGTGCTTAATTTTGCTCACGAACAGCCCAAAATGACCAGCTGGAGTGATAATGTGCGCATTTTACAGTTAGCGGCTCAATATCATATTATGGCAGAGCATGAGGCCGAGACATTAATCAAAATTTATATTAATATGCGCAATGAAATTCATCGACGCTCTTTACAGTTATTATCGAGTCAGGTTGATGAACAACTATTTGCATTAGATCGAGAGTTGGTTAACCAAAGTTGGAAAAAGTGGTTAATAACATAG
- a CDS encoding FeoA family protein — protein MNISALTLDRLPFGQEAVIAKLLPESLPFRRKLLAMGITPGCQVTVTRVAPLGDPLEIKMRGFTLCLRRKEAAAIAIVEVAK, from the coding sequence ATGAATATTTCCGCATTAACGTTAGATCGTCTCCCCTTTGGTCAAGAGGCCGTTATCGCAAAACTATTACCTGAGTCATTGCCATTTCGCCGCAAATTATTAGCCATGGGGATCACGCCAGGATGTCAAGTGACCGTTACTCGAGTAGCGCCTCTTGGCGATCCATTAGAGATTAAAATGCGCGGTTTTACACTTTGTCTAAGGCGTAAAGAGGCGGCAGCGATTGCTATCGTTGAGGTTGCAAAATGA